A stretch of Apis cerana isolate GH-2021 linkage group LG1, AcerK_1.0, whole genome shotgun sequence DNA encodes these proteins:
- the LOC108002081 gene encoding bromodomain adjacent to zinc finger domain protein 2B isoform X8, whose amino-acid sequence MGTGMEKENSASGGGGGGGGGGGGEAAATATPGATSASEKLQADQANPLLDPTALFGAYWPRSDSAASSLFGGMPGGYGLGAHHLPSAYAILGRGGSAPGFGGHTPASAPPPPPYSHSSLGTLSVAASQAASLGINPASAAWWTMASHLAAQDYLARLQGAAGLPGFPPGAESLLPPYPASLLNPPSLSSHKSSKSKSSKSHKTPASSSSSTTPSMTSSSLPVSTQAPVTSSHHSTSASTTPNSQTNVVSDPSSILGGVRLPPDTEIIKYTSSIVGPKVPGTTNRGRKKTISLDTPSVSVHPPPVPALTAHQTNTTTTSLMMEPRKYNRTGSESNDYRESVDRVEVIKLPAHSTNGNVLPAPSSYTTTTNTSNSNDSDAPLNLSLKPATTSSNSPISGSQPLSQLSNLSQSLLASDRTSRRKPGPKPRRVPQNSVPVPASPSPSLAQLFAAADSPQRPSSGSEESESASTTHHKDGRPRNLGRGVSKPKKNTVASLLAQSRALGIKPTPTLDPSVPLSHQVSLLRSNILAAQLHATATGQTGQTDDKNQEKMKNKLLEVSGEESNMDVTSESGSNTDVVTDTDDDNTDGVSSAKRRKVKPSERDLQVPLERGWKRETVIKGLGKSGVIKGDVSYYSPCGKTFRSSPDLAKFLEQQNPPELTTANFSFSSRPLVGEFLQPTMGLAEAEFVRLGAQEVARRLEELRAAGGFRDSRTNNQYEREKLAYAKKLAKEEAQRHKEQARLIKEQEKTERQEAVRREREIRNQQLLELVAKLEKGSAYPLHSETTLEIQPPPTTTITITTTTTTIIHPSCSKQLFTNVLLERRTGHRRKERRVSLARVPPRNHVPAINTIDYWASLNLQTQGRKRLAFTIKQKMKIIQEIERGKSKSDVARELGLASSTVATIWKNRESIAESWRNRDMMQQHSDVEDPVAKKTGLPSASSNLASVTSLVTNSTVLNTVNATNNTTTSTTLPTAVVVPPPQVQVVPPPPPPPPPPQPPPPPPPPPPLPPPPPPPPPLPPPPPSLPLPLPTTSATVAPPSTSQPTQLSTTPTSSTTSTGTTTTNASIMDNTQQAQTQTQSQELLEARKKRQEEVEKIRLEEQQRKQQERELKRQQAVMLKEQMYMQELTKQREMLYTVELERERRRQHMALVRALENRRKMEEREKKRLEARAERIATKEKRAEQRKMEMELIEQIRKPVEDMELTDHRSLPELKRIPGLKLSGQAFADIVMVFEFLHNFGETLGFDMESLPSLKSLQLALLNDEEAEEELLSVMTHLLVCAIEDPGIPQPARHTTGLGQSLRQADITHANISEVLRIYLYANATGEVKALTGVCLERERDKKFADHHQNGGDYASTCSGKNAQFYEHLHNNETWRMSERLRDKPFLALNPTHKAQMLAFLCNELLQNKAVIRQIEGSLETVAQLRKERFVLDTKIRKLRQLHSRKVRMEAVGVIVNKTGDTITIEKKEGDEEGNTSSTAVGTTPTPDEIHHEDEVEDMSENESEGTQPEEEEDKNLSGEELGKKLDKLLKQSEEQLQKLNSSSKQLRAHIFGQDRYWRRYWELACAGGIFVEAMESAEPEILELQAELDEKYKDVSMEEKRETKQEDTKVENRENEAPNDVKKEKKFNSNDQEDTKSLIEKTKSEIEDINCKKEPMQNCENLTNVKEEKKNDLDNSMTDAKTNVTSEEIKQETEVVSMDVDVKEETKKENDETDEDMKPAVKMMEDKIVETIPNGDKFNHVNNLHNGKELNGTFISNNSNESNWFSILPRETCDTPGPSTKQIFGIAEPTELRIPVFPPPASPNYDRCDSPAPLILTQDEAAQLEYLKVHGLPPPGEAKPVPNDLRYGWWRITDVDTFQELLEHLHSRGVREKELKRTTWATMESFLAVTGKINVDPGNLTATELQATPDEPDTPIPKPDNPAVWSEQVALRVDAQLLEQVEALEDKVANASMQVKGWKLPPRAGTEEAEEIEKLNEMEKISAVEQARQRLLSLEAAIERRYLKPPLGVCTGDPNLAALKAEQAAAANANSNNSDQSNQTPVPQEETTPRGLNNWREATARAHTSAQLAMALYMLEASIAWDKSIMKAVSLTPARNSVCVKLRNRCVSLKATTQYNQLLTTSQASNCQFCHSGDNEDKLLLCDGCDRGYHTYCFRPKMENIPDGDWYCHECMNKATGERNCLVCGKRVGKNLVLCELCPRAYHTDCHNPVMPKMPRGKWYCSNCHSKQPKKRNSSRRSHTKGGGTRESESSDHPPASPTPSTASNTHVEDVSSSEPATPTASPRKEGNNRTLTKKQQRELAPCKVLLEQLEQQDEAWPFLLPVNTKQFPTYKKIIKTPMDLSTIKKKLQDSVYKSRDEFCADVRQMFINCEVFNEDDSPVGKAGHGMRSFFEMRWTEITGAPPPHPQTHS is encoded by the exons CGTATTGGCCTCGGAGCGACAGTGCAGCTTCGTCGCTTTTCGGCGGTATGCCGGGCGGATATGGATTGGGGGCCCATCATTTACCATCGGCTTACGCTATCCTGGGCCGTGGAGGTTCTGCTCCCGGATTCGGGGGTCACACACCGGCTTCCGCTCCACCGCCACCCCCGTACTCCCACAGCAGCCTTGGTACTCTGAGCGTGGCTGCCAGTCAGGCTGCAAGTTTAG GCATCAATCCCGCGAGTGCAGCATGGTGGACGATGGCCTCACACTTAGCGGCACAGGACTACCTCGCGAGGTTACAAGGAGCGGCAGGATTGCCCGGATTTCCGCCTGGCGCCGAGAGCCTCCTGCCACCGTATCCTGCCTCGCTACTTAATCCCCCGTCCTTGTCGTCCCACAAGTCCAGTAAGT CTAAGTCAAGCAAGAGTCACAAGACTCCCGCGAGCAGCAGCAGCTCGACGACGCCGAGTATGACGAGCAGCAGTTTACCGGTCTCGACCCAGGCGCCGGTCACGTCCTCTCATCACAGCACGTCGGCGAGCACCACGCCGAATTCCCAAACGAACGTTGTCAG cgaTCCTAGCAGTATATTAGGAGGTGTACGCCTGCCACCCGATACAGAGATTATCAAATACACGTCGAGCATAGTCGGTCCAAAGGTTCCTGGCACAACGAACCGCGGTAGAAAGAAGACCATATCCTTGGACACGCCGAGCGTGAGCGTACATCCGCCCCCTGTACCCGCTCTCACCGCTCATCAAACAAACACGACCACCACGTCACTGATGATGGAACCGAGAAAGTATAATCGCACGGGG aGCGAGTCGAACGATTACAGGGAGTCGGTGGATCGCGTGGAGGTGATCAAATTGCCGGCACATTCGACGAACGGCAACGTTCTACCGGCACCATCGTCCTACACGACCACCACCAACACGAGCAACTCGAACGATTCGGACGCGCCGTTGAACCTCTCGTTGAAACCGGCGACGACCAGCAGTAATTCGCCGATTTCCGGCAGCCAGCCGCTCAGCCAGCTCAGTAATTTAAGTCAGTCGTTACTCGCCTCCGATCGAACTT CGAGAAGAAAGCCAGGACCGAAGCCTCGAAGGGTGCCGCAGAACTCCGTGCCGGTGCCGGCGTCGCCGAGCCCTTCGTTGGCGCAGCTGTTCGCCGCCGCCGATTCACCGCAACGGCCGAGCAGCGGGAGCGAGGAGAGCGAGAGCGCAAGCACGACCCACCACAAGGACGGCAGGCCAAGGAACCTGGGTCGCGGCGTTTCGAAACCGAAGAAGAACACGGTTGCCTCGTTGCTCGCTCAGAGCAGAGCCCTGGGAATCAAACCGACGCCCACGTTGGACCCCAGTGTGCCATTGTCTCATCAGGTCTCGTTACTGAGGTCCAATATTCTGGCTGCTCAATTGCACGCTACAGCGACCGGTCAGACCGGTCAGACAGATGACAAGAATCAG GAGAAGATGAAGAACAAGTTGCTCGAGGTCTCCGGCGAGGAGAGCAACATGGACGTGACGAGCGAAAGCGGCAGCAACACAGACGTTGTGACGGATACCGACGACGACAACACGGACGGCGTCTCCAGCGCGAAGAGAAGAAAGGTGAAGCCCAGCGAGAGGGATCTCCAGGTGCCGCTGGAGCGTGGCTGGAAGCGGGAGACCGTGATCAAGGGATTGGGGAAGTCGGGAGTGATAAAGGGTGACGTGTCTTATTACAGCCCTTGCGGAAAGACGTTCAGAAGCAGCCCGGATTTAGCCAAG TTTCTAGAGCAACAGAATCCGCCCGAGTTGACGACCGCCAACTTTTCGTTCTCCTCTCGTCCTCTGGTAGGCGAGTTTCTTCAACCGACGATGGGCCTCGCGGAGGCGGAATTCGTCAGGTTGGGGGCTCAGGAAGTGGCGAGAAGATTGGAGGAGTTGAGAGCCGCGGGTGGTTTCAGGGACTCGAGGACGAATAACCAATACGAGAGGGAGAAGTTGGCGTACGCGAAAAAATTGGCCAAGGAGGAGGCGCAGCGACATAAGGAACAGGCTAG GTTGATCAAGGAGCAGGAGAAAACGGAGAGACAGGAGGCGGTTAGACGGGAGCGGGAGATTAGGAATCAACAGTTGCTCGAG TTGGTTGCGAAGCTCGAAAAAGGCTCAGCCTATCCTCTTCACAGTGAGACCACGCTAGAAATCCAACCACCACCTACCACAACCATCACCATCACTACCACTACCACCACGATCATTCACCCAAGTTGCTCAAAACAATTGTTTACGAACGTCCTCCTCGAACGAAGGACGGGCCACCGTCGAAAAGAGCGACGGGTGTCACTCGCACGCGTACCACCACGTAATCACGTACCTGCGATTAACACGATCGATTATTGGGCATCCCTAAACCTACAAACGCAGGGTCGAAAGCGGCTAGCGTTCACGATCAAGCAGAAAATGAAGATCATCCAAGAGATCGAACGCGGTAAGAGCAAGAGCGACGTGGCGCGCGAGCTGGGTCTGGCTAGCAGCACGGTGGCCACCATCTGGAAGAATCGGGAGAGCATCGCGGAGAGCTGGAGGAACCGCGACATGATGCAGCAGCACTCGGATGTCGAGGACCCGGTCGCGAAAAAAACCGGCCTCCCCTCCGCGTCGTCCAATTTGGCGTCTGTCACGTCACTGGTAACGAATAGCACGGTGTTGAACACCGTGAACGCAACCAACAACACCACCACCAGCACCACGTTGCCCACAGCCGTCGTGGTGCCGCCTCCGCAGGTGCAGGTGGTGccgccgccaccaccaccaccaccaccaccacaaccaccaccaccaccaccaccaccaccaccactaccaccaccaccaccaccaccaccaccactaccaccaccaccgccatcACTGCCTCTCCCATTGCCGACCACCTCCGCAACGGTCGCCCCTCCGTCGACGTCGCAACCCACGCAGCTCTCCACGACGCCAACCTCCAGCACCACGTCCACAGGCACCACCACGACCAACGCCAGCATCATGGACAATACCCAGCAGGCCCAGACCCAGACGCAAAGTCAGGAGCTTCTGGAG GCTCGGAAAAAACGGCAGGAAGAGGTGGAGAAGATACGACTGGAAGAACAACAACGAAAGCAACAG GAACGCGAGCTGAAGCGGCAGCAGGCAGTTATGCTGAAAGAACAG ATGTACATGCAGGAGCTCACCAAGCAGCGCGAGATGCTCTACACCGTCGAGCTG gAAAGAGAACGAAGGAGGCAGCACATGGCATTGGTTCGAGCGTTAGAAAACCGCCGAAAAatggaggaaagagagaaaaaacgatTGGAGGCGAGAGCTGAAAGAATAGCAACGAAAGAAAAACGCGCCGAACAGAGGAAGATGGAGATGGAACTGATCGAACAAATCAGAAAGCCTGTTGAGGACATGGAACTAACTG ATCATAGATCACTGCCAGAACTAAAACGAATACCTGGTCTGAAATTATCCGGCCAAGCGTTTGCAGACATTGTAATGGTGTTTGAATTTCTGCATAATTTCGGCGAGACTTTAGGCTTTG atatggaATCGCTCCCAAGTCTAAAAAGCCTTCAATTGGCGTTGCTCAATGATGAGGAAGCGGAGGAAGAGCTTCTGTCCGTGATGACACATTTGTTAGTATGTGCGATCGAGGATCCAGGAATCCCTCAACCAGCGAGACACACGACAGGCCTTGGCCAAAGCCTCCGACAAGCTGATATAACGCATGCCAACATCAGTGAGGTGTTACGAATCTACTTATACGCGAACGCGACAGGAGAAGTGAAGGCTCTGACAGGAGTATGTCTAGAACGGGAACGCGATAAGAAATTTGCCGATCATCATCAAAATGGTGGTGATTACGCTTCTACCTGTTCGGGCAAAAATGCTCAATTTTACGAGCATTTACATAACAACGAAACATGGAGGATGTCCGAAAGGCTGAGAGACAAACCATTCCTAGCTTTGAATCCGACGCACAAGGCACAAATGCTCGCGTTTCTCTGTAACGAGCTATTGCAGAACAAGGCTGTGATCAGACAGATCGAAGGAAGCTTGGAAACAGTAGCTCagttaagaaaagaaagattcgtTTTGGATACAAAGATAAGAAA ATTGAGACAATTACATAGTCGAAAAGTACGAATGGAAGCAGTGGGTGTGATAGTTAATAAAACTGGAGACACAATTACGATTGAGAAAAAAGAGGGCGATGAGGAGGGTAACACGTCGTCAACGGCAGTAGGTACGACACCCACTCCTGATGAGATTCATCATGAAGATGAAGTTGAAGACATGTCCGAAAATGAGAGTGAAGGAACTCAACCTGAGgag GAAGAAGACAAAAATCTCTCTGGTGAAGAGCTCGGTAAAAAGTtggacaaattattaaaacaatcagAAGAACAATTGCAAAAATTGAATAGCTCTTCAAAACAACTACGAGCCCATATATTTGGCCAAGATAGGTATTGGAGAAGATATTGGGAATTAGCATGCGCAGGTGGCATTTTCGTCGAGGCCATGGAAAGCGCAGAACCTGAAATCCTTGAGTTGCAGGCTGAATTAGACGAAAAGTACAAAGATGTATCGATggaggagaaaagagaaacaaaacaAGAAGACACCAAAGTCGAAAATCGGGAGAATGAAGCTCCTAATGAtgtaaagaaggaaaagaaattcaattcaaatgaTCAAGAAGATACGAAATCTTTAATAGAGAAAACAAAATCTGAAATTGAAGATATTAATTGTAAGAAAGAACCTATGCAAAACtgtgaaaatttaacgaatgttaaggaagagaaaaagaatgatttgGATAATTCAATGACTGATGCAAAGACCAATGTTACATCTGAAGAGATTAAACAAGAAACAGAAGTAGTTAGTATGGATGTGGATgtcaaagaagaaacaaaaaaagaaaatgacgaAACGGATGAAGATATGAAACCAGCAGTGAAGATGATGGAagataaaattgttgaaacaATTCCAAACGGTGATAAATTCAATCATGTGAATAACCTTCATAATGGGAAGGAATTGAATGGCACTTTTATTTCTA ataATAGTAACGAATCGAATTGGTTCTCAATTTTACCTCGGGAAACTTGTGATACTCCAGGACCAAGTACCAAACAAATATTTGGAATAGCCGAACCAACTGAACTGAGAATACCAGTATTTCCTCCACCGGCTAGTCCAAATTACGATAGATGTGATAGTCCTGCTCCTTTAATTTTGACTCAAGACGAAGCAGCGCaacttgaatatttaaaagttcatGGTTTACCACCTCCTGGAGAAGCTAAACCAGTACCAAATG ACTTAAGATATGGCTGGTGGAGAATAACGGATGTTGATACGTTTCAAGAATTGCTGGAACATCTTCATTCTCGCGGTGTTCGCGAAAAAGAACTAAAACGTACAACATGGGCAACTATGGAATCTTTCTTAGCTGTTACAGGCAAGATCAATGTAGATCCTGGCAATCTTACTGCTACAGAACTTCAAGCGACACCTGATGAACCTGATACGCCAATTCCAAAACCAGACAATCCGGCAGTTTGGAGCGAACAAGTTGCGCTACGCGTGGATGCGCAATTATTGGAACAAGTTGAGGCCCTAGAAGATAAAGTCGCAAATGCCAGCATGCAGGTCAAAGGCTGGAAACTGCCTCCACGGGCAGGAACCGAGGAGgctgaagaaattgaaaaactaaACGAAATGGAAAAGATCAGTGCAGTTGAACAAGCACGGCAAAGGTTATTGTCTCTAGAGGCCGCTATAGAAAGGAGATATTTGAAACCACCGTTAGGTGTTTG caCGGGAGATCCAAACTTGGCGGCTTTAAAGGCAGAACAAGCAGCTGCTGCAAATGcgaattcgaataattcggATCAGAGCAATCAGACTCCAGTACCTCAAGAAGAAACAACTCCAAGAGGGCTAAACAACTGGCGAGAGGCAACAGCTCGAGCACATACATCCGCTCAGCTGGCCATGGCACTTTATATGTTGGAGGCTAGCATCGCTTGGGACAAGAGCATCATGAAGGCTGTGAGTCTAACACCAGCTAGAAACTCGGTCTGCGTCAAGCTACGAAACCGCTGCGTCTCACTCAAAGCTACCACTCAATACAATCAGCTATTGACTACTTCTCAGGCCTCT AATTGTCAATTTTGTCATAGCGGAGATAACGAAGACAAATTATTACTGTGTGATGGTTGTGACCGCGGCTATCATACTTATTGTTTCCGTCCAAAAATGGAAAACATTCCTGATGGTGACTG GTATTGTCACGAATGCATGAATAAAGCAACAGGGGAGCGAAATTGTTTGGTATGTGGAAAGAGAGTTGGTAAAAACTTAGTATTATGTGAACTCTGTCCAAGGGCTTATCACACTGACTGCCACAATCCTGTTATGCCAAAA ATGCCAAGGGGAAAATGGTATTGTTCTAATTGCCACAGTAAACAACCAAAGAAGAGAAATAGTAGTCGAAGGAGTCATACCAAAGGGGGAGGCACCAGAGAAAGTGAAAGTTCTGATCATCCACCAGCTAG TCCAACGCCGTCAACGGCATCGAACACACACGTAGAGGACGTCAGTTCATCGGAACCAGCAACCCCAACTGCCTCACCACGGAAGGAGGGAAACAATAGGACGCTCACGAAGAAACAACAACGAGAGTTGGCTCCTTGTAAGGTGCTACTCGAACAGTTGGAGCAACAGGACGAGGCCTGGCCGTTCCTCTTGCCGGTGAACACCAAACAGTTTCCTACctacaagaaaattattaaaacaccCATGGATCTCAGTActattaagaagaaattgcAGGATTCCGT GTACAAGTCTCGCGATGAGTTTTGCGCCGATGTCAGACAGATGTTCATCAACTGCGAGGTATTCAACGAGGACGACAGTCCCGTGGGGAAGGCCGGACATGGGATGCGCAGTTTCTTCGAAATGCGTTGGACCGAGATTACTGGCGCACCACCTCCACACCCGCAAACGCATAGCTGA